In one Lycorma delicatula isolate Av1 chromosome 5, ASM4794821v1, whole genome shotgun sequence genomic region, the following are encoded:
- the LOC142325725 gene encoding cAMP-dependent protein kinase regulatory subunit-like encodes MIACYNSGRVILRQGHMVNNSSCVYYIIHGHLNVEIETTNPITLLRTSELVKKLGPGEFFGEVAILFNDVRMSTVTSISDVELLYITKENFDEILKDSLEKEWSKVRNALHELPYFFGDWPDIELRRCSIISTLIHFKEGDLILGD; translated from the exons ATGATAGCCTGTTACAATTCTGGAAGAGTTATATTAAGACAAGGCCATATGGTTAATAATTCATcatgtgtttattatattatccATGGTCATCTTAATGTTGAAATAGAAACAACTAATCCAATAACATTACTTCGTACTTCTGAACTTGTGAAAAAATTGGGCCCAGGTGAGTTTTTTGGAGAAGTTGCAATCCTTTTCAATGATGTACGAATGTCAACAGTTACTTCAATAA gtgaTGTTGAGTTACTGTATATCACAAAAgagaattttgatgaaattttaaaggaCTCTCTTGAAAAAGAGTGGAGTAAAGTAAGAAATGCCCTTCATGAACTACCTTATTTTTTTGGTGACTGGCCAGATATTGAACTGAGGCGTTGTTCAATTATTTcaacattaatacattttaaagaagGAGATTTAATATTAGGTGACTAA